A single window of Salvelinus sp. IW2-2015 unplaced genomic scaffold, ASM291031v2 Un_scaffold2870, whole genome shotgun sequence DNA harbors:
- the LOC112074891 gene encoding haloacid dehalogenase-like hydrolase domain-containing protein 2: MATRRALKAVLIDLSGTLHVEDTAVPGAQEALXRLRQSSVAVKFVTNTTKECKRNLVERLHSLNFDIQEQEIFTSLTAARSLVEQRQLRPLLLVEDSALEDFSGXETSEPNAVVIGLAPDHFNYQTLNKAFRLVLDGAPLIAIHKARYYKRKDGLALGPGPFVTALEYATDCQATVVGKPEGTFFLEALRDIGCCPEEAIMIGDDARDDVGGAQNIGMLGIVVRTGKYRVGDEGKINPPPYLTCDSFTQAVDHILQHIL, encoded by the exons ATGGCGACCAGACGGGCTCTGAAGGCAGTGCTGATTGACCTGAGTGGAACCCTCCATGTAGAAGACACAGCCGTGCCTGGAGCACAGGAAGCCCTCAKAAG GTTGCGTCAGTCCTCTGTAGCGGTAAAGTTTGTGACCAACACCACTAAGGAGTGTAAGAGGAACCTTGTGGAGCGTCTCCACAGTCTGAACTTTGACATCCAGGAGCAGGAGATCTTCACGTCCCTGACAGCAGCCAGGAGCCTCGTGGAGCAGAGACAACTACGCCCCCTACTGCTGGTGGAGGACAGTGCACTGGAGGACTTCTCAG GTKTGGAGACATCCGAACCCAACGCTGTGGTGATAGGCTTAGCTCCAGACCACTTCAACTACCAGACGCTCAACAAAGCATTCAG GCTGGTTCTAGACGGGGCCCCCCTCATCGCCATCCATAAGGCCAGGTATTATAAGAGGAAGGATGGTCTGGCGTTGGGCCCCGGACCCTTTGTGACAGCGTTAGAGTACGCTACAGACTGTCAGGCCACCGTTGTGGGGAAGCCTGAGGGGACATTCTTCCTGGAGGCTCTGAGGGACATTGGCTGTTGTCCTGAAGAGGCCATCATGATCGGAGAC GACGCCAGAGATGACGTGGGAGGGGCTCAAAACATTGGCATGCTGGGAATTGTAGTCAGAACCG GTAAATACAGAGTGGGAGATGAGGGTAaaattaaccctccaccataccTGACCTGTGACAGCTTCACTCAAGCTGTGGACCACATCCTCCAACACATCCTTTAA